Proteins found in one Polyangia bacterium genomic segment:
- a CDS encoding DUF1552 domain-containing protein — MNRRSPIDSRTKFSRRRLLRGMGATAMALTSPVWKTATAFGADASAPAAKRFIGIFSANGTIPKAFFPSDTATDAPLTLSPILMPLKTYQSKMLVLKGVHMSSTNLPNQPGGPHMKGPGGMLTGGSLGPGSFTGAGGPAGWADSISVDQAIVNKIGSTTKFPSWEFGARVTGQEPLTVISYRGKDMPNRIHGDPWEVYTTMFADANLSSDQLTKVLNERKSIIDFLKDDITRLQTRIAKSDKVRLDAHLTGIASLEQQLTNSAGSCKPPTQPATKLDPNAMANYPTIAQMQLDLMALAQTCGLTKVSTFMFANADSWQLYPFIGVPDEHHATSHLADNDAVAVDKLTKINVWHAQQIAYLFDKLAAVPDTGGGTVLDNTLVLWGNELGVGNSHTYQNIPWMLAGGGGYFKTGRYLQFQNQNHNNLLVSIMHAMGFEDVTTFGYPQLCTGPLTGLTV, encoded by the coding sequence ATGAACCGCCGTTCTCCGATCGACTCGCGCACGAAGTTCAGCCGCCGCCGCCTTCTGCGCGGCATGGGCGCGACCGCCATGGCCCTCACCAGCCCGGTCTGGAAGACGGCGACCGCGTTCGGCGCGGATGCCAGCGCGCCGGCCGCCAAGCGCTTCATCGGCATCTTCTCGGCCAACGGCACCATCCCGAAAGCATTCTTCCCAAGCGACACCGCGACCGACGCGCCGCTGACGCTGAGCCCCATCTTGATGCCGCTGAAGACATACCAGAGCAAGATGCTGGTGCTCAAGGGCGTGCACATGTCGTCGACCAATCTGCCCAACCAGCCGGGCGGCCCGCACATGAAAGGGCCGGGCGGGATGCTGACCGGCGGTTCGCTGGGACCGGGCAGCTTCACAGGCGCTGGGGGTCCGGCCGGCTGGGCGGATTCGATCTCCGTCGACCAGGCCATCGTCAACAAGATCGGCAGCACGACCAAGTTCCCCTCGTGGGAGTTCGGCGCGCGCGTCACCGGGCAAGAACCGCTGACTGTCATTTCCTACCGCGGCAAAGACATGCCGAACCGGATCCACGGCGATCCATGGGAGGTCTACACGACGATGTTCGCCGACGCGAACCTGTCGTCTGACCAGCTGACCAAGGTGCTGAACGAGCGCAAGAGCATCATTGACTTTCTCAAGGACGACATTACTCGACTGCAGACCCGCATCGCGAAGAGCGACAAGGTGCGCCTGGATGCGCACCTGACCGGTATCGCCAGCCTCGAGCAGCAGCTGACCAACAGCGCCGGTTCGTGCAAGCCGCCCACCCAGCCGGCGACGAAGCTGGATCCGAACGCGATGGCCAACTACCCGACGATCGCGCAGATGCAGCTGGATCTGATGGCGCTGGCGCAGACCTGCGGGTTGACCAAGGTGTCGACGTTCATGTTTGCCAACGCCGACAGCTGGCAGCTGTATCCGTTCATCGGCGTGCCCGATGAGCACCACGCCACGTCGCACCTCGCCGACAACGACGCAGTGGCGGTAGATAAGCTGACCAAGATCAACGTCTGGCACGCACAGCAGATCGCGTACCTGTTCGATAAGCTAGCGGCTGTTCCCGATACCGGCGGCGGCACTGTGCTGGACAACACCCTGGTGCTCTGGGGCAACGAACTGGGCGTCGGCAACAGCCACACGTACCAAAATATCCCGTGGATGCTTGCGGGCGGCGGCGGCTACTTCAAGACCGGCCGTTACCTTCAGTTCCAGAACCAGAACCACAACAATTTGCTGGTTTCGATCATGCACGCCATGGGCTTCGAGGACGTCACCACGTTCGGCTACCCGCAGCTGTGCACCGGCCCGCTGACCGGGCTGACAGTCTGA
- a CDS encoding DUF1592 domain-containing protein, with translation MNHAIEPGATTMRLLTPDQYLNTVGDLVGTVPNLASIFSDTARPSSLGIGPADLGPTDLQTLQRAGDAVGAAVAGSATMMNNLAPCAAGATQRTCAQTFVQTFGSRAYRAPLTDSTDVERHLQVYDIGAMTSYQHGIELMVSAMLQSPRFLYLVEIGTATKVAADAIKLSGYEVAARLSYALWNTMPDAKLTAAAAAGTLNTKDGVAAQVSWMLADPKGQTVVQRFLASWVQLASVDALTKDATMFPTWGSSTLKDSMIGQAQAFFNDVLGNGGGKLTSLLTSTKVFANQDLASYYGAAVSGSSFQTVQPTGVGPLSGLLTLPALLALQARPDSSSPVYRGKFVREDLFCQYLPPPPPNVPKAPDVMAGVSTRERFKEHESVATCASCHTLIDPIGLGFENYDAVGKYRTVDNGQPVDASGQLSGTDVDGAFDGVPALAQKLAASSEVQDCMATQWFRYMLTRTEGPADACSLSDLGTQFRAAGASLNALPTAMVQNDAFLYRRPLDSQVSP, from the coding sequence GTGAATCACGCCATTGAGCCGGGCGCGACAACGATGCGTCTGCTGACGCCGGACCAGTACCTGAATACGGTAGGCGATCTGGTCGGCACGGTGCCGAACCTGGCCTCGATCTTCTCGGACACGGCGCGCCCGTCGTCGCTGGGGATTGGGCCGGCTGATCTCGGACCGACGGACCTGCAGACGCTCCAGCGGGCCGGTGACGCTGTCGGCGCCGCGGTGGCAGGCAGCGCGACGATGATGAATAACCTTGCCCCATGCGCCGCAGGCGCCACCCAAAGGACGTGCGCCCAGACGTTCGTACAGACCTTCGGTTCGCGTGCCTACCGAGCGCCGCTGACCGACTCGACGGATGTGGAGCGACACCTTCAGGTCTACGACATTGGCGCGATGACCAGCTATCAGCACGGCATCGAGTTGATGGTCAGCGCGATGCTGCAGTCGCCGCGCTTCTTGTACCTGGTCGAGATCGGCACGGCGACGAAGGTGGCGGCCGACGCCATCAAGCTGTCGGGGTACGAGGTGGCGGCGCGTCTTTCATACGCGTTGTGGAACACGATGCCCGACGCGAAGCTGACCGCCGCGGCCGCCGCCGGCACGCTGAACACGAAAGATGGCGTGGCGGCGCAGGTGTCGTGGATGCTGGCTGATCCGAAGGGACAGACGGTGGTGCAGCGGTTCCTGGCGAGCTGGGTTCAGTTGGCGAGCGTCGACGCCCTGACCAAGGACGCGACGATGTTCCCAACCTGGGGAAGCTCGACGCTGAAGGATTCGATGATTGGCCAGGCGCAGGCGTTCTTCAACGACGTGCTCGGCAATGGGGGCGGCAAGCTGACATCGCTGCTCACGTCAACGAAGGTGTTCGCCAACCAGGACCTGGCCAGCTATTACGGCGCTGCTGTCTCGGGATCGTCGTTCCAGACCGTGCAGCCGACCGGCGTCGGTCCACTGTCGGGCTTGCTGACATTGCCGGCGCTATTAGCGTTGCAGGCAAGGCCCGATTCCAGCTCGCCCGTCTACCGCGGCAAGTTCGTGCGCGAGGATCTGTTCTGCCAGTATTTGCCGCCGCCGCCTCCCAACGTCCCCAAGGCGCCCGACGTAATGGCTGGCGTTTCGACGCGCGAGCGTTTCAAAGAGCACGAAAGCGTTGCTACGTGCGCCAGTTGCCATACGCTCATTGATCCCATCGGCCTCGGCTTCGAGAACTACGACGCCGTTGGAAAATACCGCACCGTCGACAATGGCCAGCCGGTCGACGCCAGCGGCCAGCTCTCCGGCACCGACGTCGATGGCGCCTTCGATGGCGTCCCCGCGCTGGCGCAAAAGCTTGCCGCCAGCAGCGAGGTGCAGGACTGCATGGCCACGCAGTGGTTCCGCTACATGTTGACGCGCACCGAGGGACCGGCCGACGCGTGCTCGCTCAGCGATCTCGGTACCCAGTTCCGTGCTGCCGGCGCAAGCCTCAATGCCTTGCCAACCGCGATGGTTCAAAACGACGCGTTCCTTTACCGCCGTCCTCTCGACTCGCAGGTGTCACCATGA
- a CDS encoding RNA polymerase sigma factor: protein MTTQITKAPIFCLRKLALMSNTIKVILLKRQSVAGAVGTQPATLSDDRLCDALASGEVWAADVLYDRVEEIVGTVLFQVIGPADHERDDLIQQALEKVISTVVSGQFGRRCSLKSWAALITQHVAFDALRLRARERTVLDRSIVPETLELVATNDDTPELALDVRRRMESLRAALAATKRDRAEAVLLHDVLGHELTEIAQMTGVSVAAAQSRLVRGRKDVVTRMRSAEAKGKGRKQHG, encoded by the coding sequence ATGACAACTCAAATTACAAAAGCGCCGATTTTCTGCCTGCGGAAACTGGCTCTCATGTCTAATACTATCAAGGTGATTTTGCTCAAGCGACAGAGTGTGGCTGGTGCAGTGGGCACACAGCCGGCGACCCTGAGTGACGATCGCCTTTGTGACGCATTGGCTTCCGGCGAAGTTTGGGCCGCCGACGTCCTCTATGACCGGGTGGAAGAAATTGTCGGAACCGTGCTGTTTCAAGTCATCGGCCCGGCCGATCACGAACGAGACGATCTGATCCAACAGGCCCTGGAGAAAGTGATCAGCACCGTCGTCTCTGGTCAGTTTGGCCGGCGCTGCAGCCTGAAATCGTGGGCCGCGCTGATCACCCAGCACGTGGCCTTCGATGCCCTTCGCCTGCGCGCCCGCGAGAGAACGGTGTTGGATCGATCGATCGTTCCCGAAACGTTGGAGCTGGTGGCGACCAACGACGACACGCCGGAGCTGGCGCTGGACGTTCGCCGGCGAATGGAAAGCCTGCGTGCCGCGCTGGCGGCAACCAAACGCGATCGCGCTGAGGCGGTGCTGCTTCACGATGTACTGGGGCACGAGCTGACGGAGATCGCGCAAATGACCGGTGTGTCGGTTGCGGCGGCCCAGTCGCGCCTGGTGCGCGGACGAAAAGATGTGGTGACCCGGATGCGGTCTGCGGAAGCGAAAGGAAAGGGGCGGAAGCAACATGGATGA
- a CDS encoding FecR family protein, whose protein sequence is MAFGTATGLVAIALRPSPKFQAAAALPSPAIAEVGVAVTSGTIFVNQPGGSRRQVAAGQDIDVTADDALETAAATESQVRLASIANVLLREDTSLLDIATRGGQVDRIRLAHGSVHLKVTKLAADRRFHVVTADADVQVKGTEFDVNLIAEPTPHTCVRVQEGLVQVTTSNAMIKMVAAGETFGCGERAARSTAVAPPAPRPERHARAMAASDLRMQNELFQRALSDEHAGLYTQAGDIYHGLLRRYPTGPLAAQARANLAAMPQER, encoded by the coding sequence TTGGCTTTCGGGACGGCGACGGGTCTGGTGGCGATCGCTCTTCGCCCGTCGCCGAAATTTCAAGCAGCGGCTGCTTTGCCCAGCCCCGCGATCGCCGAAGTGGGTGTGGCCGTTACCAGTGGCACCATCTTTGTCAACCAACCGGGAGGCAGCCGTCGCCAGGTCGCCGCCGGTCAGGACATCGACGTCACCGCCGACGATGCGCTTGAGACGGCCGCCGCCACCGAGAGTCAGGTGCGCTTGGCCAGCATCGCCAACGTCCTTTTGCGAGAGGACACCAGCCTGCTCGACATCGCAACCCGAGGGGGCCAGGTCGATCGCATCCGGCTGGCGCATGGGAGCGTCCACTTGAAAGTGACCAAGCTGGCTGCCGATCGACGGTTCCATGTGGTCACCGCCGACGCGGACGTTCAGGTGAAAGGCACGGAGTTCGACGTCAATCTGATCGCCGAACCGACGCCGCATACCTGCGTTCGCGTGCAGGAAGGCCTGGTGCAGGTGACGACCTCGAACGCGATGATCAAGATGGTTGCAGCCGGCGAAACCTTCGGCTGCGGCGAACGCGCAGCTCGATCAACGGCGGTGGCACCGCCGGCGCCGCGGCCGGAACGACACGCCCGCGCCATGGCGGCCAGTGACTTGCGCATGCAAAACGAACTTTTTCAGCGCGCGCTCAGCGACGAACATGCGGGCCTGTACACGCAAGCGGGCGATATCTATCACGGGTTGCTTCGTCGATATCCGACGGGGCCGCTGGCGGCACAGGCGCGGGCAAATCTGGCGGCGATGCCGCAAGAACGCTAG
- a CDS encoding DUF1592 domain-containing protein, with protein MKTDHTLASRGFRFGLLSSALLVAAAVGCTGQISGEPGGTPPGVTGGGGGSTTGGGGGGQSPVNGTDPGRIAIHRLNNLEYANTVMDLLGIAANTTNFQNNDGKGDSFDNIASEFGVTDQQYSDYFNSAVDIATRAFADTTAKGKVLTCTPAAATDTTCIKTIVQTWGLRAWRRPITDAEVTSLTKVVTDAMGMGVDGAGGIQQLVTTMLASPMFLFRIEYDPNPTSTTSHALDPYELASRLSYLHWSSMPDKALFDLAASGDISKDATLTAQVDRMLADPKGQTFTQEFAGQWLGMDTLLTHAVSAAAFPSFNDPLKQAMYQEGLLYFQEYLSGTAQMKDFFTNKVNFVNNALAPLYGVAGINGAPLQKVTNMAPNRMGFMGLASFLTQSSLDYRTAPTLRGFWVLENLLCQNIPPPPPNVPKLDGASTTAMMMAQSENVAVRLAAHRMQDSGCMSCHSILDPIGLGLETFDAIGQYRAKYDNGDTIDPSGVFDGKPFTGLPQLTAMLSDPSSTYAEELKECSTKKLMTYSLSRIMGDADQPYIKKIAYDWGGGSMKDLLKKVVLSQPFRNRHGETAM; from the coding sequence ATGAAGACTGACCACACGCTCGCGTCTCGAGGCTTTCGGTTTGGACTGCTGAGCAGCGCCCTGCTGGTTGCTGCCGCTGTCGGTTGTACCGGCCAAATCTCCGGCGAGCCTGGTGGCACGCCTCCTGGCGTCACCGGCGGAGGCGGCGGAAGTACCACCGGCGGCGGAGGCGGCGGCCAGTCACCAGTCAACGGCACTGATCCGGGCCGTATTGCGATTCATCGTTTGAATAATCTGGAATATGCGAACACCGTGATGGATCTGCTGGGCATCGCGGCGAACACTACAAACTTCCAGAACAACGACGGCAAGGGCGACAGCTTCGACAACATCGCTTCCGAGTTCGGTGTCACGGACCAGCAGTACTCCGACTATTTCAACTCGGCCGTCGACATCGCGACGCGCGCGTTCGCGGACACGACAGCGAAGGGGAAGGTCTTGACCTGCACGCCGGCGGCGGCGACGGACACGACCTGCATCAAGACCATCGTTCAGACCTGGGGTCTGCGCGCCTGGCGGCGCCCGATCACGGATGCCGAGGTCACCAGCCTGACCAAGGTCGTCACGGATGCAATGGGCATGGGTGTCGACGGCGCGGGTGGCATTCAGCAGCTGGTCACCACCATGCTGGCGTCTCCGATGTTCCTGTTCCGTATCGAGTATGACCCCAATCCGACGTCGACGACGTCGCACGCCCTTGATCCTTACGAGCTGGCCTCGCGCCTGTCGTACCTGCACTGGAGCTCGATGCCGGACAAAGCCCTATTCGACCTGGCGGCCTCGGGCGACATCTCCAAAGACGCCACGCTGACCGCTCAGGTGGACCGCATGCTGGCTGACCCGAAGGGTCAGACGTTCACCCAGGAATTCGCCGGCCAGTGGCTGGGCATGGACACGCTGCTGACGCACGCGGTTTCAGCGGCGGCTTTCCCGTCCTTCAACGATCCCCTGAAACAGGCCATGTACCAGGAGGGACTGCTGTACTTTCAGGAGTACCTGTCCGGCACGGCTCAGATGAAGGACTTTTTCACCAACAAAGTTAACTTCGTGAACAACGCGCTCGCTCCGCTTTATGGCGTTGCGGGAATTAACGGCGCGCCGCTTCAGAAGGTGACAAACATGGCCCCGAATCGGATGGGCTTCATGGGCTTGGCCAGCTTCCTGACTCAGTCGTCGCTCGACTATCGAACGGCGCCGACGCTGCGTGGATTTTGGGTGCTCGAAAATCTTCTCTGCCAGAACATTCCGCCGCCCCCGCCGAACGTTCCAAAGCTGGACGGCGCCAGCACCACAGCGATGATGATGGCGCAGTCTGAAAACGTGGCCGTACGTCTGGCCGCACACCGCATGCAGGACTCTGGCTGTATGTCCTGCCACTCGATCCTCGATCCGATCGGACTTGGGTTGGAGACCTTCGACGCCATCGGCCAGTACCGCGCCAAATATGACAATGGCGACACCATCGACCCTTCTGGCGTCTTTGACGGCAAGCCGTTCACCGGCCTCCCTCAGCTGACTGCGATGTTGTCCGATCCGTCCAGCACGTACGCCGAGGAACTGAAAGAATGCTCCACCAAGAAACTGATGACGTACTCGCTTTCGCGCATCATGGGTGATGCGGACCAGCCCTATATCAAAAAGATCGCCTATGACTGGGGCGGTGGCAGCATGAAAGACCTATTGAAGAAGGTCGTCCTCAGCCAACCGTTCCGAAATCGCCACGGCGAAACGGCGATGTAA
- a CDS encoding sigma-70 family RNA polymerase sigma factor, protein MRMAMATPGNGPTDAALVIQAQRGTVEAMEMLFRRHAPRVRALALALMGRDSDLDDLVQDSFTQALQSLDKLKVPAAFASWLSAIVVGTAHKVFRRRHLLARLGLLNRDPADLDDLVARTVSPEVAAELKAAYAVVDRLHDESRTAFLLRRVEGLQLDEIAAQLNVSLSTVKRRLGAAEQIIDDAQIAEGHVRDGTEPPPVK, encoded by the coding sequence ATGCGGATGGCCATGGCAACACCGGGTAACGGGCCGACCGATGCGGCGCTTGTAATCCAGGCGCAGCGGGGCACTGTCGAAGCAATGGAGATGCTGTTTCGCCGGCATGCCCCGCGGGTTCGCGCCTTGGCGCTGGCCCTCATGGGCAGAGATTCGGACCTGGACGATCTGGTGCAGGACAGCTTCACCCAGGCGCTGCAATCGCTGGACAAGCTGAAAGTGCCCGCGGCATTCGCCTCCTGGCTGTCGGCGATCGTGGTCGGCACCGCGCACAAAGTCTTTCGCCGTCGTCACCTGCTGGCGCGACTCGGTTTGCTGAACCGTGATCCGGCCGACCTTGATGATTTGGTGGCGCGGACGGTTTCTCCTGAAGTCGCCGCAGAACTGAAGGCCGCTTATGCAGTCGTCGATCGGCTGCACGACGAGTCGCGGACCGCTTTTCTGTTGCGTCGGGTGGAAGGACTGCAACTGGACGAGATCGCCGCTCAACTGAACGTGTCTCTTTCGACGGTGAAGCGGCGCCTGGGCGCCGCCGAGCAGATCATTGATGACGCCCAGATCGCGGAGGGGCATGTTCGCGACGGGACCGAGCCCCCGCCGGTGAAGTAG
- a CDS encoding APA family fibronectin-binding glycoprotein, with protein MRIDRMIGTCAVMLLLPVVARADDKPAAAAKPAAPAAAKPAAAAPAAAAPAAPPTPAPAAELDAFMKGFDGNWKCETKFAPNAFGPGSPEMTTKSTVKIKKDLGGFWWRGEYELKKTKTMPGFKGYFFVGFDPGTKQALITGIDNMGGLASGSGPITGNSATFVEEGFMGGQKVKTREVMETKDKGAFHKFEVDFGKGYQPMGEDSCKK; from the coding sequence ATGCGAATTGACCGAATGATCGGGACCTGTGCTGTGATGTTGCTGCTGCCAGTTGTGGCTCGCGCTGACGACAAGCCGGCAGCCGCCGCCAAACCCGCCGCGCCAGCCGCGGCCAAACCCGCCGCTGCCGCCCCGGCCGCTGCGGCTCCTGCGGCACCGCCAACCCCTGCCCCGGCAGCGGAATTGGACGCGTTCATGAAGGGATTCGACGGCAACTGGAAATGCGAAACCAAGTTCGCGCCCAATGCCTTCGGTCCCGGCTCGCCCGAGATGACCACCAAGTCGACGGTGAAGATCAAAAAAGATCTGGGTGGGTTCTGGTGGCGCGGCGAGTATGAGTTGAAGAAGACCAAGACCATGCCGGGATTCAAAGGCTACTTCTTCGTCGGTTTTGATCCGGGCACCAAGCAGGCGCTCATCACCGGCATCGACAACATGGGCGGCCTGGCCAGCGGCAGCGGCCCCATCACCGGCAATTCGGCCACCTTCGTCGAAGAAGGCTTCATGGGCGGTCAGAAGGTGAAGACCCGCGAAGTAATGGAGACGAAGGACAAGGGCGCCTTCCACAAGTTCGAGGTCGATTTCGGCAAGGGTTATCAGCCGATGGGCGAGGATAGCTGCAAGAAGTAG
- a CDS encoding glycosyl hydrolase family 28-related protein, with translation MRPCWHLRQGRAALLTAAIAAAGCGAEQADLTGVMISDGAAASDIVTGIDQAPAPDDSGPPGPIVTPDAGGGTVDTAISMPPPDGGTAPSDVPPQDSVTTPDRPGGILLPWPAAVAIVGAVKPPTFPNKTCALGDYGGNGDGVTDNTAAFAAAIAACSKAGGGHVTVPAGTFVTGAIALLDDIDLHIDAGTTLAFSGDETKYPLVLTRYQGIELMNRSPLIYAFGRKNIAVTGAGVLDAAQTVSWNVTDDSAWTTLMGWGADGTPVKQRVLPAGSRLRTSVVMPYQSQNVLIAGVSVKNSPFWQIHPTLSTNVTLQDVTTASSGTEATGLVIESSNDVVLQNGSFVAGSDCVALKSGRDNDGRRVNVPTKNVVLIHVRCQGAGGLLAVGSEETGGVQNIYASDLATMGTGIDTVLFMKATPTRGGVVSDLFLDAINASSLRGTFFVATLTWTGLTTGDFPATFGPVSISHVTVDGAARVLDVEGLAVSLLGPFNISEATFTKIGQATSTVRFTKAVTYAGVTVNGVAVN, from the coding sequence ATGCGTCCCTGTTGGCACCTGCGGCAGGGACGCGCGGCGCTGCTGACCGCCGCGATCGCCGCCGCTGGCTGCGGCGCCGAACAAGCGGATCTCACCGGCGTGATGATCAGCGACGGCGCCGCCGCGTCCGACATCGTCACCGGCATCGATCAGGCGCCCGCGCCCGACGACAGCGGCCCCCCAGGACCCATTGTGACGCCAGACGCCGGTGGTGGCACGGTGGACACGGCGATCAGTATGCCGCCGCCCGACGGCGGAACAGCGCCGTCCGACGTCCCTCCGCAAGACAGCGTGACCACCCCTGACCGCCCGGGCGGCATTCTTTTGCCGTGGCCCGCAGCGGTCGCCATCGTCGGCGCCGTCAAGCCGCCGACGTTTCCAAACAAGACCTGCGCGCTCGGTGATTACGGCGGCAACGGCGACGGCGTCACCGACAATACCGCGGCCTTCGCCGCCGCCATCGCTGCCTGCAGCAAGGCTGGCGGTGGCCACGTCACCGTGCCGGCTGGAACGTTCGTCACCGGCGCGATCGCCCTGCTGGACGACATCGATCTGCATATCGACGCTGGCACCACCCTCGCCTTCAGTGGCGATGAAACCAAATACCCGCTGGTCCTGACCCGCTATCAAGGCATCGAGCTCATGAACCGCTCGCCGCTGATCTACGCTTTCGGGCGCAAGAACATTGCTGTCACCGGCGCGGGGGTGCTGGACGCGGCGCAGACGGTTTCGTGGAACGTAACGGACGACAGCGCCTGGACCACGCTGATGGGCTGGGGCGCAGACGGCACACCTGTCAAACAGCGCGTGCTGCCCGCCGGCAGCCGCCTGCGGACGTCGGTGGTGATGCCGTATCAAAGCCAGAACGTCTTGATCGCCGGCGTGTCCGTGAAGAACTCACCGTTCTGGCAGATCCACCCCACGCTGTCGACGAACGTGACTTTGCAAGACGTCACCACCGCCAGCAGCGGCACCGAAGCTACCGGCCTGGTCATCGAGTCCAGCAATGACGTCGTGCTGCAGAACGGATCTTTCGTGGCGGGTTCGGACTGCGTCGCGCTGAAATCCGGCCGCGACAACGACGGCCGCCGGGTCAACGTTCCCACCAAGAACGTGGTCTTGATTCACGTGCGCTGCCAGGGTGCGGGCGGCCTGCTGGCAGTGGGCAGCGAAGAAACGGGTGGCGTACAGAATATCTACGCGTCCGATCTGGCGACGATGGGGACCGGCATCGACACGGTGCTGTTCATGAAGGCGACGCCCACGCGCGGCGGCGTGGTCAGCGATCTGTTCTTGGACGCGATCAACGCGAGCAGCCTGCGCGGGACCTTCTTTGTCGCCACGCTGACATGGACGGGCTTGACCACCGGCGACTTCCCGGCGACGTTTGGTCCGGTCAGCATCAGCCATGTCACGGTCGACGGTGCTGCGCGCGTGCTGGACGTGGAAGGATTGGCGGTCAGCTTGCTCGGCCCGTTCAACATCAGCGAGGCCACTTTCACCAAGATCGGGCAAGCGACCAGCACCGTCAGGTTCACCAAAGCGGTGACGTACGCCGGGGTCACCGTCAACGGCGTGGCCGTGAACTGA
- a CDS encoding RNA polymerase sigma factor — MVAVAFRKPDAESAPGREGVEEICVAHMDFVWRNLRRLGVHESSIDDAVQDVFLVVHRRLVDFEERSQMKTWLFGILLRVAATYRRSVQRRRERIADTSPVPLESVAGPDGDGPLELVAKRQARELLHRLLGELDDDKRAMLVSVDLEQMSVPEAAESLGINLNTAYSRLRAARAAFNEAVARVQMAAGLRAAKAGT; from the coding sequence ATGGTGGCTGTGGCGTTTAGGAAACCGGACGCGGAGAGCGCTCCCGGCCGGGAGGGTGTGGAGGAGATCTGTGTCGCGCATATGGATTTTGTGTGGCGTAACCTGCGGCGCTTGGGCGTGCACGAATCGTCCATCGACGACGCGGTCCAAGACGTCTTCCTGGTGGTGCATCGCCGCCTGGTCGATTTCGAAGAGCGGTCGCAAATGAAGACCTGGCTGTTTGGCATCCTGTTGCGGGTGGCCGCAACGTACCGGCGATCGGTGCAGCGCCGCCGCGAGCGCATCGCCGATACCTCACCCGTGCCTTTGGAGTCGGTGGCGGGTCCCGATGGTGACGGCCCGCTGGAGCTGGTGGCCAAGCGCCAGGCGCGCGAGCTTTTGCATCGCCTGCTGGGCGAGCTGGACGACGACAAGCGGGCCATGCTGGTCTCGGTCGACCTTGAACAGATGTCCGTGCCCGAGGCGGCCGAGTCGCTGGGGATCAACCTCAACACCGCGTACTCACGTCTACGGGCGGCGCGCGCCGCCTTCAACGAAGCGGTGGCGCGCGTGCAGATGGCGGCCGGCCTACGCGCAGCCAAGGCGGGGACGTGA